A region of the Lycium barbarum isolate Lr01 chromosome 1, ASM1917538v2, whole genome shotgun sequence genome:
ccaacaatattataattacaaaattaataattgaaagttgaaactataataagactttgtggctaattattgcaaagtaactataattgagagattgagatttgagagaaagatgaagaagagtgaattgatgtgcatcaaaatgaaaatgaagaagggtttatataggggtggggatgggttaaagtgttaaaaaaaaaattgggggccaaaaattaaaaaactgaccgtttggcaacggccatttttgcaaatggaccgttgccaacggtccattaagccCAACGactctttcgttttttttttttaaattttttttaccggtttaaccggtccgattCCGGTTTTACCAGTTTAACCGGTttcggtttccaaaatattggaaccggaccggtaaaccattgCACGGTTAACCgaaaccggttctaccggttccggttaccGATTAAAACCGGTAAGGCCAAACCGGTTGCCACGTTTACTTGGGATGACGTATTCATTGTTGTGCTATAAGATCTGCCACGTGATTGTGATTCTATTCCGTTCTCGATCGATTCAAACAAATTATCACGCTCTATATTTGGGAGTGACTCGTGGAAATCAGAAGCAAATAATGGATTATTTTATACTACGTATTAGAGTTACTTGTTGAGGGCACATCACAAGTGATGAGGTATGTACGGAAAACCATTGAGATCCTTTTGCTCCTTGTATATTTGAAGATAATTGCAATTACTCTAAACACAAGTGCTATGAAGGAATATAATTGAAGTGATTCAAGAATCTTACGAAGTCTAAAAAGGTCACAAAAGAGATCTAGAAAAAAAATATGACATGTTACAAAGCATACTGCTTGTAGGGAGCAAACCAGAGGAAATAATTAGAGCTAGAACTAAATTCAATATCTAGAGTCTGTTAGCAGCGGAAAAACTTACAAACTGAAGAAGTTGATGAACGAGGTCAAAgtttagagagagaaagaagaggGAGAATgtattagattgaatgaataaaTCGTCTTCTGTTCAGTGCATATATCAAAGGTAGCAAAACAATAATACAATTGGGCCTGACCGCATTGGGCCGACCCGGTACAAATAAATGAAAAGGCCCAAGTGGACTAAGACTAATCTGGGCTAGTCTGAATAAGTCCAACACCCCCCGTCAAGTTGGAGGGTGCTAACACCCCCAACTTGGGTAAAAGACCATGATGAACAGCACCAGGAAGAACTTTAGTGAACAAATCAGCCAGCTGAGTAGCAGAAGATGTATGTGAAAGATGAATGAGACCCTCGTGAAGCTTGGCCCGAACCAGATGGCAGTCCAATTCTATGTGCTTGGTCCTTTCATGAAATACAGGATTCTTGGCTATGTGAATGGCTGCCTGATTATCACAAAGCAAGGGAATTGGAGATGAAGAGCACAAACCAAAATTAGTAAGTAGCCGAGAAAGCCAAACAAGATCAGCGACAGCTTTGCTCATAGCCCTGTACTCAGCTTCAGCAGAAGACATTGAAACAATCTGCTGCTTCTTGGCCTTCCAACCAATAAGGCTGCCCCCAAGAAGAACACAGTAACCAGTCACAGACCTCCTGGAATCAGGGCATGAGGCCCAATCACTATCATAATAAGCAGCAAGAGACAAGTCTGGACCATTGTTGAGGAAAATGCCATGCTCAGAAGTGCCTTTCAAATACCTCAAAAGATGAAGGGCAGCAGACATGTGTGGAAGACAAGGGGCTTACATAAACTGACTGAGATGCTGAACAACAAAGTAAATGTCTGGTCTGGTGTGAGTTAAAAAATTCAACTTCCCAACGAGGGACCTATAAACCTCAGGCTTTGGAAAAGGATCACCTTCATGAGCTTTAAGTTTGACATTCAATTCAAGAGGGCAGAGAACAGAAGAGGCATTGGAGCAATGAAACTCATGTAACAAATCCTGGACAAACTTCTTCTGATGGAGTAATACACCAGAACTGGAAGAAAGGACCTTAATGCCTAAAAAATAATTCAAGTACCCCAAATCTTTGATTTTGAATTGCTCATGAAGGAAAGCTTTAAGAGAGGAAATCTCATCAACATCAGTACTAGTCaatataatatcatcaacatagacGGCTAATATCACAACCGAATCCCCAGAAATCCttgtaaaaagagaataatcatTCAGAGAATGAGAGTGACCTATGGTAGAAAGGGCTTGAGAAAGTTTGGCATACCATTGCCTAGAGGCTTGTCTTAAGCCATAAAGTGACTTTTGAAGTTTGCAAACAGGATGAGCATAGGAAGGTGAGGAAGGAGGTACATATCCAGTGGCAACTTCATGAAAACCTCTTCATCCAAATCTCCATGAAAGAAAGCATTGTTGACATCTAACTGAAACATAGGCCACTATTTCTTGATAGCAACAGCAACCGGGGTCTTAACAGTGGACATCTTAACCACAGGAGAGAAAGTTTCATAAAAGTCTATCCCTTCAACCTGTGTGTCTCCCCTAACAGCTAGCCTAGCTTTGTATCTTTCAATGTGACCATTTGCCTTGTACTTGACCTTAAAAACCCACTTACACCCTATAGGTTTCTTACCATAGGGAAGATCAACTACGGCCCATATATGATTAGCCTCTAAGGCCTGAAATTCTTTACTCATTGCATCTTGCCACTCAGGAATGGAGGCTGCCTGAGAATAAGTATTGGGCTCAAACACATGATTTTCAGAGGAAGTAGCTAAGGAAACAACAGATGAAGAGAAAAAGGGAGGAAGGTCACAATGATAGTCTTTGAGATAAGCAGGAGGCTGATGAGACCTAGAAGACTGTCTAACAACAGGAACAGGATCAACATTAGAGTTAGTGACAGGTGGAGGAGAGGGAGAAAGAGGGGTGGAAGAAGATGTTGAAGGAGTGAAAGGAGATGCAGCTGATGTAGCAGAAGCAAAATGAGATGGGAAATGAGGATCAGGATCAGGATCAGGGTGGATAGAAGGGGAAGGAGAAGTGGAAAAGGAACAATCATCAGGTATTGAAGACAAGGGGCAAGTAGAAGGTGAGTCTTCAGGTGGTGTAGAAAAAGGAAAGATATGTTCAAGGAAGACTGCATCCCTTGAGATGAAAATAGACTTAGAAACTAGATTGTATAATTTGTACCCCTTTTTAGCAAAAGGATAGCCCAAGAAAATACAAAGAATGGACCTAGGATCAAACTTGTGTCTATTGACTTTAGGTATGGTAGCATAGCATAAGCATCCAAAGGTCCTTAAATGAGCATAAGTAGGAGGAATGCCATAAAACATCTCGAAGGGACTCTTATTATTAAGAACAGGGGAAGGAAACCTGTTAATGAGATATGTGGCTGTGAGAAGGCAGTCACCCCAAAAGGAAATGGGCAATTTAGACTGAAAAAGCAATGCCCTAGCAGTTTCTAGGAGGTGTCTGTGCTTCCTTTCCACCACCCCATTTTGTTGTGGGGTGTGTGGACAGGAAGTCTGATGGATGATGCCTTTCTCAGCAAAGAAGGAAGAACCAGCATGACTAGAACCTAACTCCATAGCATTGTCACTTCTCACAGTTTGCACCTTAGTGAAATTGAGTGTCAACCATGGCAATGAAGGCTTTGAGCAAATCAAAAGCATTGTTCTTAGCCCCCATCAAGTGGGTCCAAGTACATCTAGAGTAGTCATCaacaatagttagaaagtatctAGCATTAGATGTAGTGGATGTGTGATAAGGACCCCAGGTATCTACATGTATTAATTGGAAAATGGCAGTAGAATGAATGTCACTAGAAGGGAAAGAGAGCCTAGTCTGTCTAGCTAAAGGACATATAGAACAAGGAAAAGATTGAGTAGAAGATAAAGATGAATTAATAGCAGGAATGGTTTTCATTCTATAAAATGGGATATGGCCAAGCCTGAAATGCCACACAACATCCATTTTATTAATATTCACAGAAGAACATACAGATGTTTTAGACAAAACAGCAGAATTAAAGTCATCAGCCAAAACAGTATAAAAAACTGGAGCATTACAAACAACAGGCTTAACAGAAAGAGGGTGACTAGGGACAGAGGTGGTAGCAGCAGCAGACAGTGGAGGAATAGCCAGCTCGTATAAGCCATTGTCCAACCTACCAAGTATCAGTGGCTTCTTCTGTGAATGGTCCTGAAAAAGGCACAGATTCTTGGTAAAATGGGCAATACCATCAAACTGGGAAACTAACTGATATACAGAGATGAGATTGTACTGGAAAGTAGGGACATACAACACATTATGTAGAGTAAAATTTGGAAACAGATTTAAAGGTCCAGTATTTGTTACCTTGACCTTATAGCCATTAGGTAAAGAAATAAGGCAGGGGATAGAAAAGGGTTTAATGTTGAATAGGAGAGACAATTTGGATGTCATATGATCAGATGCCCCTGAGTCTATGATCCATACTGAACTATCGACCTTTGAAAATAGACAAAGTTTGAGCAAAACACTATGAGTAGCAACTTTACCTGCAAAGTGAGCAGATGCCATGAGAGAATGAGATGATCCAGGTGATATGTGAGTTTTGTGTAATAGGAGCTGCAACTGAGAGTGCTCATCTTTGGTTAAACCTGATCCCTCATAAGTCTGATCAGGAACAGTCATTTGAGTACTCTCATTGAAAGGAACACTGCTGGTTGATGAATCAGTAGGATAACTCTCACAAGCAGCTTTGGCAGCAACCTTTCTAGGACCAAA
Encoded here:
- the LOC132617483 gene encoding uncharacterized protein LOC132617483, which gives rise to MTNTDNSQIPTRNGTAASINTSTTGTTPISHVPFHPDDYTHPCHPLYVHPSDLLASSLVSELFDGTCYGSWRRSILIALSIRNKLDFIHGTTKKPPEGSPLLRQWQRCNDLVVAWLANSVTKEIHRYAVSLLRIFGGNYKLGMVRLMVLGGGSKFAPKVQFDPQKASLYCKYCKRTGHVIEKCHRLHGYPSNFKFTKGSGSNFGPRKVAAKAACESYPTDSSTSSVPFNESTQMTVPDQTYEGSGLTKDEHSQLQLLLHKTHISPGSSHSLMASAHFAGKVATHSVLLKLCLFSKVDSSVWIIDSGASDHMTSKLSLLFNIKPFSIPCLISLPNGYKVKVTNTGPLNLFPNFTLHNVLYVPTFQYNLISVYQLVSQFDGIAHFTKNLCLFQDHSQKKPLILGRLDNGLYELAIPPLSAAATTSVPSHPLSVKPVVCNAPVFYTVLADDFNSAVLSKTSVCSSVNINKMDVVWHFRLGHIPFYRMKTIPAINSSLSSTQSFPCSICPLARQTRLSFPSSDIHSTAIFQLIHVDTWGPYHTSTTSNARYFLTIVDDYSRCTWTHLMGAKNNAFDLLKAFIAMVDTQFH